A stretch of the Nothobranchius furzeri strain GRZ-AD chromosome 5, NfurGRZ-RIMD1, whole genome shotgun sequence genome encodes the following:
- the znf1035 gene encoding zinc finger protein 1035: MADGWDPYFQSIQPLSLDDGTVQRTTESDETLSQPSKNFTGCHDFSGIVASQEAPVSHPNFNKNYCSSPSIENSRSDCAYERYNDSQWQDGGKQLENDYLQGCGKNYFPTEVPSESSSNTSDCQGLKQNCEILPTSCLENYSSVSSSSNTDAVDERPSCKVTGSDSFSRQNIEMLSEENSELFFDDTENCDSQTNCVYPNTSEKITFSIKTCAENAESSATSLTTATVSEAVHNGFQGDKQNEAVMRDFKEGTFKDCLTANLTKEGIDHDPLDKEEEEGIDHDPLDKEEDDQIKSTTPTLFDNGQALVDEKVLKKTGIDSVESSNLGLSDDQETIASENVQGNTQVQDCLTKQLDSSDPKPFDEEISLTSVSTKSGDDTEKRETQEKVSQTFDHLDLKESSFKGICDEMSKCNLNICHHNHDSSFHKKQFLHCCPAQDSISAILSEVEKDHFKDATIVTFPESHLQPIKDGSNIHTEKEIKNDKEFTIASGTDKDLDCGVSDTTNLSSSSDEQKKNVAYHELSNLKAQSSGPDENPQKDGFPNAVKSTDLSPNADCVSPIVTDDISYENTGSKNHQDTIIHKGSASETYCSSKYIDSSAEMKSSSLDKMTTNSSLCCHAPDATSDSLAKDNNNENISDASNMDSNVKPNVSGTHSPNCLKMGSPPKTDTRSLSPNECGDPIATFDRLSMVSKDVKSPELLLPPDSSNTDLHLCLSNECASPAKRTSTSFQKDSMSDTQSVTFDNEQRISDIKPFSEKEQVCPKENHNMISFPTHRESQHESFIAQEPISVCSDVDDNTRESFEDWDFSIQKQSESSLLYGEPLSEDSLCDADEENFKSSQQEETKVKRPNEYNKDQTEQPALPLTHSVQTRRLLHPVVLLATSESSNEMSNSYCCADCQHTSNNIDHLIEHHHCNHPMSVFHHCKNCNVYLMRNKLNQKHVCDVVKKSTPLSSNSIPKKKRRLTAPHNCTRCGIVFSKLIQYVKHMRTHTGKTPYRCNECGLYFAQSCSLRKHKRVPGRCKQYKLLNTNSDAGKTEKSPEKQKPQNFSNDNTRKCYVKLIDISKFNLCHLCGKEFVSAKRVKKHIHDVHKYKGGAISSNVATANDDGKPQEVKGEMQEKYKCPLCPRLFKYPYNRNRHLRDCVKIAVAGNKNKVGDKFACPLCKATFTASGNRRRHIKCICLRQCIIQFRKEREIVLQKTRKMDLEPQSKDMENTPATESVPKASSVLTASKIGPLYRCNHCPAVFRDPSGKYRHMKKHEMFKLTGKMFKYRNSVFSVAPKLETQNSTTEDSTELSETVEEKSSLICRFCGIGFAHLTTLKKHELSHRGERPYRCLECGKGFKKRAHLTGHKIVHQKRMQCTICSKIFQTVGELLQHRSLHLKRGRLQCPDCPTQFDYPAHLLRHLKSHRKKEKKLQQPEEGTQLKPQEPVESVKEYNAQKQQQCVLCKEVFDDSLNLRKHTLTHISRSSSPRCPFCKKSYPERRNLLRHLIVHLGDKSLSCTNCGKQFYRPLYLNIHMQKCLPPQANCSFETTSSTKKKSKPYHCSRCFRSFCKRDRWQKHLYGHKKNILIPCPRCGQFFGRTKITQHNVFCRETAESSTDKCTTNVSIKNSPQISTIIHKTPSSSKESTTNLFKCPYCAQKFRYRSYFLRHLVKHTGVQPYACMHCDSRFRSETMLFKHEEVCDGAKSTEQSKSKSEGERNMDSLREATQKPPPDCEYKCKFCTKTFMKPRSLRHHILTHNEVNPYRCKNCDSCFSRYDHLKVHHTRCKGKKTRLEVRIPKITLDDVGRGWQTRFNLKPLDKEETFECEVCLKSFPALSKLSRHFTMFHAIKPFKCTRCGSAFSHEKTLKTHQRMKRCKKPTNETKAHPMQESNKPAENVTKPLEEIRNRILLKIQPVVNKKFKHVCAYCPRSFKHSWQLNVHVRLHTGEKPFSCEYCDERFIRRDYVVRHHLKCVKIREHKKSLCDRCGNFFPENEIEDHKKGCPIRPYSCKYCRKKFSKKDGMLQHSLKCDGKLQSSDILCDKCGGFFSEDELEDHKKSCTSKPSPSPASKSHPSSSLIPPKGFSCAYCSSRFLLFSQLQEHFLSTHKLETLNSSISTAPLQQLLSNIPKIKEEPVDDSCEKMVTDDANAICKPDTELKADTSPQYVCSHCNMCFTNKAGLTGHQRVHTKDLPFKCKVCNKGFWNKTLVRNHYRKCRSTTSQQLEGPLKAEIEFALCSSDFDVKHPESTDALQTYEEESEDESSHSSFGTLLPSSSIQEKKPIQYQCSECDKSFTDGLMLISHLEDHGREEQEKKQNACLKCGKVFSTQGNLDSHMRTHDTSKPVSCKLCQQRFWTRSAVCDHYRKEHADDVFYCQVCSNVYAIKKSLVEHYRRCHPKEWQDHGYNVLQKGTTNEHQSSSHVSTTGESDEDNSDSDSDSAPYFPCHVCGKTFPTSESLEDHQLCHLGKKPHECAECGKCFVLATQLQQHQRTHKSEFQCQTCGRGFVTLFALKTHKHSHGRNRPHRCSKCHLSFTEPIHLAEHMSTHREESFPCDLCSKVFQSKSSRVEHRKSHSMSGGNPTPSILKGELSESLSGYNSEFRYRCGICGERFRDPEELSEHGCMEAKERPYSCTECKKHFLHSSHLKKHMNTHQPSRSEGEYPCNQCNSSFSSSQNFFKHLKSHVDAPKEIKQGDSIIGHRCPVCHQCFASATELIHHFPIHLDNTHEEDKVQLDASKSELEKKYLTSAAEFECTKCGGNFLGADAYQHHYCSQQQQARKESKYSDPKEKTLHRPIGDEEEVDVTGDDLYMCVDCSMHFSSKSSFLAHQNEHNSNGKSFRCEHCGKTFAKMRYLKKHERRHRLKDLPFSAAEVLDKRFKCVQCLEKFSTVQDLSLHMRLHAEKEVGEYRCDMCYKSFSKRSLLKQHQESHVGEVVYECTECDKAFAFPHLLDEHQKTHTKPSE; this comes from the coding sequence ATGGCTGATGGGTGGGATCCATACTTCCAGAGCATTCAACCTCTGTCATTGGATGATGGAACTGTGCAGAGGACAACGGAGTCAGATGAAACTCTGTCCCAACCTTCAAAGAACTTCACTGGATGTCATGATTTTTCAGGTATAGTGGCTTCGCAAGAAGCCCCTGTGTCACACCCAAACTTCAACAAGAACTATTGCTCAAGTCCCAGTATTGAAAATTCGAGGTCAGACTGTGCTTATGAAAGATACAATGATTCACAATGGCAAGATGGAGGAAAACAACTGGAAAATGATTATCTACAAGGATGTGGAAAAAACTATTTTCCCACAGAAGTACCATCAGAATCATCTTCCAATACATCAGATTGTCAAGGTCTTAAGCAAAATTGTGAAATTTTACCCACATCATGTCTTGAGAACTACTCGTCTGTAAGCAGTTCCTCGAATACAGATGCTGTTGATGAAAGGCCATCTTGTAAAGTCACTGGAAGTGACTCGTTTTCAAGGCAAAATATTGAAATGCTTTCAGAAGAAAACTCAGAATTATTTTTTGATGACACTGAAAATTGTGATTCGCAGACCAATTGCGTGTATCCTAATACTTCTGAAAAAATCACATTTTCAATCAAAACATGTGCAGAAAATGCTGAATCTTCTGCTACCTCTTTGACGACAGCTACAGTGAGTGAAGCTGTACACAATGGTTTTCAAGGTGATAAACAAAATGAAGCTGTAATGAGAGATTTCAAAGAAGGTACATTTAAAGACTGTTTGACTGCAAACTTGACGAAAGAAGGAATTGATCATGATCCATTGGAcaaagaggaggaagaaggaaTTGATCATGACCCATTGGACAAAGAGGAGGATGATCAGATCAAATCAACTACACCAACTCTTTTTGACAATGGCCAAGCACTCGTTGATGAAAAAGTCTTAAAGAAAACAGGAATTGACAGTGTGGAATCCAGCAATCTAGGCTTATCAGATGATCAAGAGACAATTGCGAGTGAAAATGTACAGGGCAACACCCAGGTCCAAGATTGTCTAACAAAACAATTGGATTCATCGGACCCAAAACCTTTTGATGAAGAGATATCTTTGACTTCAGTTTCCACTAAGAGTGGTGATGATACTGAAAAGAGAGAAACACAGGAAAAGGTGTCACAAACGTTTGACCATCTTGATCTTAAGGAATCAAGTTTTAAAGGCATTTGTGATGAAATGAGTAAATGCAATTTGAATATTTGCCATCATAACCATGACTCCAGCTTCCATAAAAAGCAGTTCTTGCACTGCTGTCCGGCCCAGGACAGCATTAGTGCAATCCTTTCTGAAGTGGAAAAGGACCATTTTAAAGATGCTACCATTGTGACCTTTCCAGAAAGCCACTTGCAACCAATTAAAGATGGCTCAAACATACATactgaaaaagaaataaaaaatgataAAGAATTTACAATTGCATCAGGGACAGACAAAGATTTAGACTGTGGTGTCTCAGACACTACTAATTTGTCTAGTTCTTCAGATGAGCAAAAGAAAAATGTGGCTTACCATGAATTGTCTAACTTAAAGGCACAAAGTTCGGGTCCAGATGAAAATCCCCAAAAAGATGGCTTTCCCAATGCAGTAAAGTCAACAGATCTTTCTCCGAATGCAGATTGTGTTAGTCCCATTGTCACAGATGATATTAGTTATGAGAATACTGGTAGCAAAAATCATCAAGATACCATCATCCATAAAGGGTCTGCTTCTGAGACTTACTGCTCAAGCAAATACATTGATTCTAGCGCTGAAATGAAAAGCTCTTCACTAGACAAGATGACTACAAACTCATCTCTATGTTGTCATGCCCCTGATGCCACTAGTGACAGCCTTGCTAaggataataataatgaaaacatAAGTGATGCAAGTAATATGGACTCCAACGTAAAGCCAAATGTGTCTGGCACACATTCCCCAAACTGTCTGAAAATGGGAAGCCCTCCAAAGACAGATACTCGAAGCCTGTCACCAAATGAATGTGGTGATCCCATTGCAACCTTTGACAGACTTTCTATGGTCAGTAAAGATGTTAAGAGTCCAGAGTTACTCTTGCCACCAGATAGCTCAAACACAGACTTGCATCTCTGTCTTTCAAATGAATGTGCAAGCCCCGCTAAGAGGACAAGTACTTCTTTCCAAAAAGATTCAATGTCTGATACACAATCTGTGACATTTGACAACGAGCAAAGGATATCTGATATAAAACCATTCTCAGAAAAAGAGCAGGTGTGTCCCAAAGAAAATCACAATATGATCTCTTTTCCCACTCATCGTGAATCTCAGCATGAAAGTTTCATAGCACAGGAACCCATAAGTGTATGTAGTGATGTTGATGATAACACAAGAGAATCATTTGAAGACTGGGACTTCTCCATTCAAAAGCAGTCAGAATCTAGTTTGCTGTATGGTGAGCCTCTTTCAGAAGACTCTTTGTGTGATGCTGATGAAGAAAATTTTAAGTCAAGTCAACAAGAAGAAACAAAAGTGAAAAGACCCAACGAGTATAACAAGGACCAAACTGAGCAGCCAGCACTTCCACTGACACATTCTGTACAAACGAGAAGATTGCTGCACCCTGTTGTACTGCTGGCAACTTCAGAGTCATCAAATGAAATGAGCAACTCCTACTGTTGTGCTGATTGCCAACACACATCCAATAATATTGACCACTTGATTGAGCATCACCATTGTAACCATCCAATGTCTGTTTTCCACCATTGCAAGAATTGCAATGTTTACCTGATGAGAAATAAGCTAAACCAAAAGCATGTGTGTGATGTGGTCAAAAAGAGTACTCCCCTGTCTTCTAACTCCAttccaaaaaagaaaagaagattaaCTGCCCCCCACAACTGCACAAGGTGTGGGATCGTGTTTTCAAAACTTATTCAATATGTCAAGCATATGCGGACTCACACTGGCAAAACACCATATAGGTGTAATGAGTGTGGTTTGTACTTTGCACAGAGTTGTAGCCTACGGAAGCACAAACGTGTACCTGGTAGATGCAAGCAGTACAAATTGCTAAACACAAACTCTGATGCTGGCAAAACTGAAAAATCACCAGAAAAACAAAAACCACAAAACTTTTCAAATGACAATACAAGGAAATGTTATGTCAAGCTAATTGACATTTCTAAGTTCAATCTATGTCATTTGTGTGGTAAAGAATTTGTTTCTGCTAAGAGGGTCAAGAAACACATCCATGATGTTCACAAATATAAAGGAGGCGCCATTTCATCCAATGTGGCTACTGCAAATGATGATGGCAAACCTCAAGAAGTCAAGGGTGAGATGCAAGAAAAATACAAATGCCCTCTTTGTCCACGACTTTTCAAGTACCCTTACAACAGGAATCGACATTTGCGTGATTGTGTTAAAATTGCAGTAGCAGGTAACAAGAATAAAGTTGGTGACAAATTTGCATGTCCCTTATGTAAAGCTACTTTCACGGCTTCAGGTAACAGACGAAGACATATTAAATGCATCTGCTTACGACAATGTATAATTCAGTTCAGAAAAGAGAGGGAGATTGTGCTGCAAAAGACAAGAAAAATGGACCTTGAACCACAATCAAAAGACATGGAAAACACTCCAGCCACAGAAAGTGTGCCCAAAGCATCCTCAGTTTTAACAGCTTCTAAGATTGGCCCGTTGTACAGATGCAATCACTGCCCGGCAGTTTTTCGTGATCCTTCCGGAAAGTATAGACATATGAAAAAACATGAGATGTTTAAACTTACTGGGAAGATGTTCAAATATAGAAATTCAGTTTTTTCTGTTGCGCCTAAGCTAGAGACTCAGAATAGTACAACTGAGGACAGCACTGAACTGTCAGAAACTGTTGAAGAAAAGAGTTCTCTGATTTGTCGCTTTTGTGGGATAGGTTTCGCTCATTTGACAACACTAAAGAAACATGAGCTCAGTCATCGCGGCGAAAGACCTTACCGCTGTCTTGAATGTGGGAAGGGATTCAAGAAGCGTGCCCATCTGACTGGTCATAAAATTGTCCACCAGAAAAGGATGCAGTGCACAATCTGCTCGAAGATTTTCCAAACTGTTGGAGAATTGCTTCAACACAGGAGTTTGCATCTTAAAAGGGGAAGACttcagtgtccagactgtcctacACAGTTTGATTACCCAGCACATCTACTTAGACATCTAAAAAGTCAcaggaagaaagaaaagaaactaCAGCAACCTGAAGAAGGAACACAATTAAAGCCACAAGAGCCGGTGGAATCTGTCAAAGAGTATAATGCCCAAAAGCAGCAGCAATGTGTGTTATGCAAAGAAGTATTTGATGATTCCCTCAATCTAAGAAAACATACACTTACACACATTTCAAGGTCCTCTTCACCTCGGTGTCCATTTTGTAAGAAGTCTTATCCTGAACGCCGCAATTTACTGCGCCACCTGATTGTGCACCTTGGAGACAAGTCATTATCTTGTACAAACTGTGGAAAGCAGTTTTACCGGCCTTTATATCTCAACATTCACATGCAGAAATGTTTGCCTCCTCAAGCCAATTGTTCATTTGAAACAACGTCCAGCACTAAGAAAAAAAGTAAACCATATCATTGTTCGCGATGTTTCCGGAGTTTTTGTAAAAGGGACCGTTGGCAAAAGCATCTTTATGGCCACAAGAAGAACATTCTAATCCCCTGTCCAAGATGTGGTCAGTTCTTTGGAAGAACTAAAATAACCCAGCATAATGTATTCTGCAGAGAGACTGCAGAGTCCTCCACTGATAAGTGTACCACTAACGTTTCCATAAAAAACTCCCCACAAATTAGCACGATCATTCATAAAACACCTTCTAGTTCTAAAGAATCAACAACCAACTTGTTTAAATGCCCTTACTGTGCACAAAAGTTCAGGTACAGATCATATTTCCTGAGACATCTTGTTAAACATACTGGAGTGCAACCCTATGCATGCATGCATTGTGATTCGAGATTCAGAAGTGAGACAATGCTTTTTAAGCATGAAGAAGTTTGTGATGGTGCAAAGAGTACAGAACAGTCCAAAAGCAAAAGTGAAGGTGAACGAAACATGGATTCTCTTAGAGAGGCAACACAGAAACCTCCACCAGACTGTGAGTACAAATGTAAATTCTGCACCAAGACCTTCATGAAGCCACGAAGCCTGAGGCATCACATTTTGACACACAATGAGGTAAATCCTTATCGATGTAAAAACTGTGATAGCTGCTTTTCAAGGTACGATCATCTGAAAGTACACCACACTCGTTGCAAAGGAAAAAAGACACGACTAGAGGTCAGAATTCCTAAAATCACTCTAGATGATGTTGGCAGAGGTTGGCAAACTAGATTTAATCTCAAGCCTCTCGACAAGGAGGAGACATTTGAATGTGAAGTCTGCTTGAAAAGCTTTCCAGCCCTTTCAAAACTTTCTAGACACTTTACTATGTTTCATGCTATAAAACCATTCAAGTGCACTCGTTGTGGCTCTGCTTTCTCTCATGAAAAGACTTTAAAAACACATCAAAGAATGAAAAGGTGCAAAAAGCCAACCAATGAAACAAAGGCTCATCCAATGCAAGAAAGTAATAAACCAGCTGAAAATGTGACTAAACCACTTGAGGAGATAAGAAATCGAATTCTACTCAAGATCCAACCTGTTGTCAATAAAAAGTTCAAGCACGTATGTGCTTATTGCCCCCGCTCCTTCAAACATAGTTGGCAATTAAATGTGCACGTTCGTCTACATACAGGAGAAAAACCATTTTCCTGCGAGTATTGTGATGAAAGATTCATAAGGAGAGATTATGTAGTGCGTCATCATTTAAAGTGTGTTAAGATCCGAGAGCACAAGAAATCCCTATGTGACAGATGTGGAAATTTTTTCCCAGAAAATGAAATTGAAGATCATAAAAAAGGTTGCCCTATCAGACCATATTCGTGCAAGTACTGCAGAAAGAAATTTTCAAAGAAGGATGGTATGTTACAGCACTCTCTAAAGTGTGATGGAAAACTTCAGAGTAGTGACATACTTTGTGACAAATGTGGAGGATTCTTTTCAGAAGATGAGCTGGAAGATCACAAAAAAAGTTGCACTTCAAAACCAAGCCCATCACCAGCTTCCAAAAGCCACCCATCAAGCTCTCTAATCCCACCAAAAGGCTTTTCTTGTGCATACTGTAGTTCACGGTTTTTGCTGTTTTCACAGCTCCAAGAGCATTTCTTAAGTACACACAAATTGGAAACATTAAATTCATCAATATCAACTGCTCCCCTGCAACAACTTTTGTCCAATATTCCAAAAATCAAAGAAGAGCCTGTTGATGATAGTTGTGAGAAAATGGTTACTGATGATGCTAATGCAATTTGTAAACCAGATACAGAACTTAAGGCAGACACTTCTCCACAGTATGTCTGCTCACACTGTAAtatgtgctttacaaataaagctgGCCTAACTGGTCACCAACGTGTGCATACAAAAGATTTACCCTTTAAATGCAAAGTTTGTAACAAAGGCTTCTGGAATAAAACCCTTGTCCGAAACCACTACAGAAAATGTAGGTCTACTACAAGCCAACAGCTAGAAGGTCCTTTAAAAGCAGAAATTGAGTTTGCACTTTGCAGCTCTGATTTTGACGTCAAACACCCTGAAAGCACAGATGCTCTGCAAACCTATGAAGAAGAGTCAGAGGATGAATCATCGCATAGTTCTTTTGGAACTCTGTTGCCAAGCAGCTCAATTCAGGAAAAGAAACCCATTCAGTACCAGTGTTCAGAATGTGATAAAAGCTTCACTGATGGCCTAATGCTTATAAGTCATCTTGAAGATCATGGAAGAGAAGAacaagagaaaaagcaaaatgcaTGCTTAAAGTGTGGGAAGGTCTTCTCTACTCAAGGAAATCTAGACAGTCACATGAGGACTCATGATACCAGCAAACCTGTCTCTTGCAAACTGTGTCAACAACGATTTTGGACAAGGTCAGCTGTGTGTGACCATTACAGAAAAGAACATGCCGATGATGTCTTTTATTGTCAGGTCTGCAGCAATGTGTATGCCATCAAGAAATCCCTGGTTGAGCATTATAGAAGATGTCATCCTAAAGAGTGGCAGGATCATGGGTATAATGTCTTGCAGAAAGGCACCACTAATGAACACCAGTCTAGCAGTCATGTAAGTACAACTGGTGAAAGTGATGAAGATAACAGTGATAGTGATTCTGACTCTGCACCATATTTCCCTTGTCACGTCTGTGGTAAGACTTTCCCAACATCAGAAAGCCTTGAAGATCATCAGCTGTGTCACTTGGGCAAAAAGCCACACGAATGTGCAGAATGTGGCAAATGTTTTGTTCTCGCAACTCAGCTGCAACAGCACCAGCGAACGCACAAGTCTGAATTTCAATGTCAAACATGTGGCAGGGGATTTGTTACTCTCTTTGCACTCAAAACCCATAAGCATTCTCATGGGAGGAATCGTCCACATCGCTGTTCCAAGTGTCACCTCAGTTTTACTGAACCCATACATCTTGCAGAGCACATGTCTACCCATCGTGAAGAAAGCTTCCCATGTGATTTATGCAGTAAAGTCTTTCAGTCCAAGAGCAGTAGAGTTGAGCATCGAAAGAGCCATTCTATGTCTGGTGGCAACCCCACACCTTCGATTTTAAAGGGAGAACTGTCTGAAAGTTTAAGTGGATACAACTCAGAATTCAGATATCGCTGTGGTATCTGTGGTGAGCGTTTCAGAGACCCAGAGGAGCTATCAGAACATGGTTGCATGGAAGCTAAAGAACGACCATATTCATGCACAGAATGCAAAAAACACTttctccattcatctcacctaaAAAAGCACATGAACACTCATCAGCCATCACGGTCTGAAGGAGAATACCCATGCAACCAATGCAACAGTAGTTTTTCCTCCTCACAAAACTTCTTTAAACATCTCAAGAGTCATGTTGATGCACCAAAAGAAATTAAACAAGGAGATTCAATAATTGGACACAGATGTCCAGTTTGCCATCAGTGTTTTGCCAGTGCTACTGAACTGATCCACCATTTCCCTATCCATCTTGATAACACGCATGAAGAAGACAAAGTCCAACTTGACGCTTCTAAAAGTGAACTTGAAAAGAAATATCTAACATCTGCTGCTGAATTTGAGTGCACCAAGTGTGGTGGTAACTTTCTAGGGGCCGATGCTTACCAACATCACTATTGTTCTCAACAACAGCAGGCAAGAAAGGAGAGCAAATACTCTGATCCAAAAGAAAAAACTCTTCACCGGCCAATTGGGGATGAAGAGGAGGTTGATGTAACTGGAGATGACTTGTATATGTGTGTTGACTGCTCAATGCACTTCTCTTCCAAAAGTAGCTTCTTAGCGCATCAAAATGAACACAATTCAAATGGAAAGTCTTTCAGATGTGAgcactgtggaaaaacctttgccAAGATGCGCTATCTAAAAAAGCATGAGCGGAGGCATCGTCTGAAAGACCTTCCCTTTTCTGCAGCCGAGGTGCTTGACAAAAGGTTCAAATGTGTTCAGTGTCTTGAAAAATTTAGCACGGTCCAAGATTTGTCGTTGCACATGAGACTGCATGCGGAAAAAGAAGTAGGAGAGTACCGTTGTGATATGTGCTACAAGTCTTTCAGCAAGCGTTCTCTTCTCAAACAGCATCAAGAGAGCCATGTTGGTGAAGTTGTATATGAATGCACAGAATGTGACAAAGCATTTGCTTTCCCTCATCTGCTGGATGAACATCAAAAGACTCATACAAAGCCCTCTGAGTAA